gtccccctctatccttattatgttgtcttccttattctctttagactctgatgtataaagATATTTAGCATTTCTCTTTAGagattgtgacttatttctactgggttttAGGAGTTGTAACTATTGTGAATcgcagtttttatttatttcagatgatGAAGTTTGAGTATcagctttatattcagttattccgcatagttattaggcttacctagtcttagagactaggtgccgtcacgacatcctacggagggaaattggggtcgtgacatatctGAGATCAAAAGAAAAATTGTTTGAGGAGAATGGAGATGGGTGGAGTAATTAGAGAAGAGCTATTGTTTTATTGCAAGGAGAGAAAAGCTAGACTTGTCTTGATTTGGTATTTTATGTGAAAGAGCGTAATTAAATGGGAAGACATTTAATGTAGAGACGTTTTATGTTCAATTATGTAAACTTGAGAGACGTATAGGTGGGATAGTAAAGGGATGTTATTTAATCTCGTCTCAAACTTGAGAATAACTGTAGTCTTCCCCAGCAATGCATGTAATACTAAGATGGTTTACTTGTTAACAATTCCTTTGGTTTATGAAAATAAAAGTTTGTCTTTACAAGAAAATTTCTTTTACATCACCATTGCAGCGTATGTCTATTAGCTATTAAATGACTTTACAGTTTGTTGTATGCTTTGGACCTAAAAATAAGTACAAGAAAACTACACAAGGCTACATAACACAATTTACTTCCTGTCGAACTTCATATTTTGAAGGAAAGGTAAATATATCAGCGTCGCCGCTGGGCAGTAGGTGGCAGTTTCTCAGAAGGGCCAGTTGGAAGCTTTTGTCCAGTTTCTTGTTCAATTTTACTTTTCAGCTGTCTGAGTATTCGAATTTGACTAAGCTTTTCAGGAGAGAGCTTCTCCCAATATATCCCTGCATGATCATAAGAAAGGTTAGCCAACTGCAATCACCATAGAGCCACTGTGATGTGAAAAGCTCCAAATATGCAGTTAATAtgaacatttaaaataacaagaaCCTGAGagggaaaataagaagaaaagcaCGAACGGAGATACATACACACAAACAAGAAGAGATTTCAGGTACTGACGATAGCAATTATACATACGGAGTCCACTAACCTTGAGGCTTTGGGATGGATGTGTTTGTAAATATGACCTGGGTTGGGGTGCATATTATATCAACAGGCACATCATGGATCAATAGCTTATTAACAGGAATGTCATCTACTAGCTGTTCATCATGAACTGAGGAAGCCATCCAAAGAGAATGAACATCAGTTTAGCATATGCAAGATTTAGTGAAACAACCAAAGGGGCAGTCCAGTGCACCCGGGAAAGGCCGCACCCCAagggggtgtgatgtaggcagcctaccctaatgcaaacaTCAGCGACTGCTCCCCTTCATTTGGTGAAACAACCCTTCCATAATTTTGACAAGCAAGCAAATTTATTTATTTCGTCATCCACGATAACAGGGGGGAAATAAAAGCTTGATTTCGATCAACTAACAAGCAAGGTTTGCATTTTAAGAGTGCGAAAGGCTAAACTTTGATGAAGAAAGGCGTCTTGAAAGGAATGTACCAGAAGTGACAACTGGTGTTGAGTCATCAATGGCACCCATGTACCTCAGCATGCCATATTCAAGCTCAGCAAATCCCTACACATAATGAGACTCGGTATACTATAGTTACTAGTAAAATTTTCAGTTACCTCTTCTTAGATAATGCAACTGTGAGAAGATTATTTAGAATAGTAATACGAGCCTTCTTGTGCATCCAATGGGTATATGATATAGAAGCTAAAGAGGGTAATATTCAATATCAACCATTCTATAGAATATAAAAGCAGAACTTTCAGCAGAGAAGTTAACATCAGACAATATACTATGTGGGAAAAGTACCAGATCTtacaaaaattatcatattttaCGGGAACAGTCTATTCATGTTCTATTACAATATGGCTAAGTGGAGGGGGTTTTCATTCACTTCTTCTTATTACACATAACCCAATTCCCAGACCTAGCTTCTTCTAGGATGAAAAAGTAGACAGGTAAAAATTGGTACAGGCTGACCTCTCCTTTGCCAAGTCTTGCACCTGTCCTGGGGTCAACAGCAACCGAACCAATAACaatcaaatccacctgtatttTCTCATCCAATCCAATTGGTCGTCCATATTTGGCAACTCCAGCAGAGGTGCAGGCCTCCTTAATGGTACCAGGAGATAACATACTAGATTCAAGTACAGAGAAAAAACCTGTCCTAAGGCGAGGCTGCGGTGTCAATAGCTTCTTCCCTCCTACAGAAAAATTGGATCTAGTGGTGAGTGAATCAATGTCAAATTATAAGTCAAAGAGGGAACTTCATATTATTTTGAACTGCACAAAATCTGACATTAGAACTGAAAATTTATGAATCACGGTAAGAGATAGGTTCTTAGACTAATCAAAGAGTAAGTTATTCCTACTATCTCAAGAAATAAGGTCTGCATTTCATTTCATGATCTTCTATTTCGCCTATATTTTGGACAAAGCTGGAGAAGGGTCTATTTGTGTCCTGAGAATATTGTCTAAAAGTTTAAACCAGATCAAACATACTGAATTTGACTACTCACATTCTGAGAAAGtgctttttaattaaaaaagggcagcccggtgcattaTGATATCGCTATGCGCCAGGGAAGGGAACGCAGACTTatcttgcatttctgcaagatgCTGTTTTGGCGTCTTGAACCCGTGACCTTAAAGTTGGATATAAAATAATTTGTTTAAATACTACTTTGACTAACTTCTATCATAATCTTCAATTCAAACTGCATTTATCCAAATCCAGTGCTCATAACTCTACATTATCCGTAGTAAAAAAGAACTATGCAAAAGTCTTGCTATactaatttttttctctttcactCTTCATTTATAGAAAAATATTCATGAATCTAAAGATAAATATTCAACCATCATCtcattagaagaagaaaaaaacaaaactttaaacatttttttaaataaaaaagataAGTTCATGAAAGCCCACCATCAAGTGTGAGAAACCTGACTTGCTTTTGTGGTGTATCTGGATTCACCTTCACACACTTGGCCCCTTTAAACTCCTCCAATTCACTCAACTGCCATTaaacaataaaatataaaattagctaaacaattcacttaattattttatttaaaatcccttttcagttttcttacaAACAACACATAAAGAGGTAATCTGTGAACCTTATTAGCAGCAACTGAAGCTCCAAGAAAATTGGGTATCCGATGATGAACGGGCCTTGGGAATTGGGCTATATTTTGGGCTTCCATTAAGTCCCAAATCCGTTTTCGGATAACCCATTTCCAAGCTTTCGGATCTTCTTGGTCTTGGGTCTCTCTTTCGGAGGTTTCAGCCATGGCTTTATGCGCCTCGGCGTCGAGTCTGTGACGCTCCGCCTCGTATGCTGCATCATCAAAAACTACGTCGTTTCTCTTCTGGCAATCCACTTTGAATGAAAATTGTGGACTATCTGAGAAATTGAGAGAAATAGGGAAGTGGGATTTGGAGAGAATTCGGCTGTGTTTGGGAATAGAAGTGAATGGAAATGCAGAGAAAATTCGGAGTACGTGTAATTCCATGAATGGTagttctttctttctctttgaaCTTCTTCAAGGATTATTCACAATTTGGATTTTTGGAACTGATTTtcctttttccccttttcttatttttttcttcttttttggtctTTTTCTTATAGCTTTAGAAAACAAAAACAGATAATAGGGTAAAATTAATTGATATTCAACTGTATTAGTTGAGAATTCTATATGTTAAGGGGGTAATTTTTTTTTCCTAGGGCACATGTTGAGTACTCAAATTTGCGTCATTTGTATATAGTGCTTCATATTTACTTCTAGAAACATTTCTTACAAACACAACAAACAAATATAAATTCATTCGTATATAGTTTGGAAATGAAGTACTACGTTAGAGTTTAAAGGTTTGATGTTGAGCAGGATTATAATAGAGTACATGGAATGCAAGTTCATTGACGCTTTACATGAGGCTGATGTGGAATTGAGGATTGGTatacaagtcatccccaagagaggaaGCGTTAAGTATACTGGGTCAATAATTCAAGAAAATAGAAAGATAAACGATGATGTCAGAAATCATATTGGAGCGGGTCGATAAAATGGAGGCCCACATCTTATATCCTATGTGATAATTAAGAATGTtccaccaaaacttaaaggtaagttctgtAGAGTGATTGTTAGACGAACTATGTTGTATGAGGTAGAGTGTCGGCCACTCAAAAACTCACACGTTCAGAGATGAAAGTAGCGGAAATGGGAATGCTTATACAGAGGTGTAGGCATACTAAGAGACATAAGATTAGGAGCGAAAATATACAGAACAAGGTGGGAGTGGCCTCCGTGatggacaagatgcgggaagcgaggcaaATATGGTTCGGACATGTGAAGAGGAGGAGCACATATGCTCCAATGACGAAGTGCGAGAGGTTGGCAATGATAGGTCTAAGGAGAAGTAGAGGTAGATCGGGAAAGAAtcggggagaggtgattagataGGACATGACACATATTCAgccactgaggacatgaccctagataTATAGTAGAGCATAGAGGTCGAAGATTAGAGAAAAAAGTTAGTAAGTAGTCGAGCAATTTTTCTCTTTTCCGTGAAAGAGCATGATTCTAGTTTAGAGCACCTTATCTGCTCCCTTTTCTCCTTATTATCAGTATTAAAATTATATTCTATTATTatcttattctttaattttattACTACTATTGTTTCTTTTACTTTGGATATATTTACTAATTTTATTGTGAATACTTTTTCTAGTATTTTTATCCTAATTTCTTTACTTCtatatttttcaaacttattTTGAAAACCCTTTTTCTGAGCAGATAATCTATCGAAAATATTTTTATACCTCACACAAGGTAGGGATAAAATCTACATACACCTCACTCTCTCCGGACTTTATTTATAGAATCACACtgaatatattattattgttaaaAGTACTACATTAGAGAAAATGAGGGATACATgcatgatttaaaaaataaatactacatatAAAACAAGCAAAAAAAAGAACATGGCGTAGAACGCGCATGTTGTACATTTGTAATTAATTTTCTCAATATGTGATGAATTATACAAGCACTAAGAAGCTGGTCCAGCCAGCCTGTGGGTTGAGTTGGTTAGAATTGCTTCCCAACCGAGCGGAATCAGAATTTTGAGCatatgaattttggattttagaAAATATAGCTTATTAGATTTTGaatgaattatttttatatttaaacaAATTTTTTAACATAAATACGAAGTTTTGACTAAATCTATTAGGTTCTGCCGAAACTATAACTAAAACTCTAGCTCTGACCCTGCTTCCTAAGaactctaattaaataaataaattgaccTAATTTCAGAAAAGTACACGTAAGAATTGAAGATGAAGCCAAAGCATTTCATATTTTGAATGACTcacaccttttttttttattataaaaattattataaaagaaAGTAGCTAGCACCTCCACTGGTTGATCTGGAATTGTATCAGCATTAAGTGATGACTCTAATCAAATTAATAGTGTGGTCTAATTTAATCTCTATAGTTTCAGGAAAATGAACGTTGAAATGAATATGAAGTTGATCAAATTCAGAGCATTTTACATTTTAATAAATATGGTTATCTGTCCAGTTTGGCTCAATAGATCTCATGAATTTGTCCCTTGGACTACGCTATATACCATTGAGCCTAAAAACGCGCACGTATCATGAACTTATGTTGTGTCTCATAAAATTTTTTACTTTTCTCTTCTATTCCAATGTGCGGTTCACCTAAGGTGACATTTGCGTCCCTTTTTCAGAAGTTTATCAGTCTAGAAGTCTGTCAGTCCTACTTGGCCCGCTCTCATCGGCACGCCCTTCGTTATGGGGTATCACACTATCACTTTATTATGATCAGTGTCGTTATCGGTGCTTGCAACCAATGTAATATATTCTTGGATGAAACATATTAACTACGTTCAACCACTTAATAAAAATCTCATAGAGTTTTTATTTTACAACAAACTTGAAAACTCTCGTACAGCTCGTTACTCCTAAAATAAATCAACTTCCATACGTATTTTAGCCATATACAAAGTGTTGACCGATCTCTCCCTTTGTTGCATTATCCACGTAAAGGGGATGTCCGCGTTTGCTATTCAAAACAAAGCCTCTATGATAAATAAACTGTTAATTatcgagaaaagaaaagaatgcaAGTTATCCTCTATTGATAAAATGGAAAAGGAAAGAATTCCCTTTTAAACACTTCGTGTACCTTTTCTTATAAAATACCTAGTGGGACTTTAACCTCTCTTATCTTAGTTACTAGTTAATTGATCCACGCTTTGGGCGATAACATATTATTTTTGTAAGTTTAGTTAATATTAGATAGATACAAAATGTGGAGTATAAAATAGCAAAAAATATTTAATCTTAGACGTACAAACATGCAAAACAATAAAAAGAACAAATATTTTAGGGAAAACATACATATGTAagaaataaaatagtaaagcaaGTTCGAATAGGGTATTGCTATTGGGGAAGGGAAGCTAATgcttattttttgaaaagaaagatcaTGTGATATAAGTCTTCTCTCCGTTGCTTCCTCTTTAGTGTTAACAATCTTATAATAGGATTATGCAAACAAAGCACTACAATTCTCTTTAATTAGTATCTTTAGAGGATAATAATTTATTAATGCAAGGATGGACAATTAGTAAAACGAATAGATCAGTTTTAGAGTTTTCATGCTAAATGTGTGTATTTGAACTCAAGATTCTATTTTATTTCCACTTtgtaaaggaaaataaaaataaataatataagaGGTAAAATCAAAAGATTTTCGGTGCATTTAGTTAAATAATCGTGTAAAGATCTTTTGAATGTTAGTTTATAGAAGTCATTAAATTATTGAATATCACAAAAAGTCATCCTAACATTTCTTCAAGTATCTGAAAAAAACAAAACTGTTTAGAaaacaaatttaaacaaaaaaaataaaaatcttacaAAAGATGGAAATACAGTTGATAGAATTTGAGAGAACATTATCTCGAGAAGACATCACAGCTTTTCCTCCGATCCAAATGTCtggagaaacaaaaagaaaatgctCTATTTCCCTATTGAATATTAAGATATTTCGTTGTATCAACTAAAACTTTACTTTAACAAAAATGAGCAGTTCATCTTTATTAAACTCAACTCCGGGTATGATTTCATTAGTGTCCAGTCGAGTGAAAGTGAAAATATGGCGTAGAACTTCTTGCGAGAAAAGGCCAAACCAAGATCTGACAGGAAGATTAAGGAAATACAACTAGTTTATAGAAGGGAAGATTTTGTAATTATTAACTTGCATACCGTGACTATCCATTTTCGTTTACAACTTTTCATTGCTTCAACGTTTCAGTTTCCATTGGCCGCACAACGTTTCAGTTACAATAATAAACAAACAATTACACGAAAGAGAAAAAGAACCAAAAAAATAAGGGGAAACTTTAATCGATATTTAACTGAATTGGTTGAGAATTCTACATTGTTAAGTAATTTATTTCATAGGGTACATGTTGATTGTTGAGTACTTAAATTCGCCTCTTGTTTATAGATGCGTCATATTTACTTCTAGAAACTTTTATTACAAAAcacaataaacataaataaattcCATTGTAGAATAAATATATAGAACAGGAAAAAAGAACATGACACCGATCGCTCATACTCGTAATTAGATTTGTTCCATATATGTATGATTGAATTATACAAGCACTTAACGAAAGCAAGCCCTGCCTGCATTTGGAGTTGAGTTTGTTATTCTTCATTGTTGCGGAAGCCGAATATATAGAGAGTGATTaaatcacaactactatatctaaaggtagctaataaatatatagtaaatgagacaataataaaatgaacaccagaaattaacgaggttcggcaaaatttaatttttgcctagtcctcggacacaattaactcaaatttatttcactccaaaaatacaagtgaaatactacaagagagaaagaagattcaaatgccttaggagataagaaggcaagtgagagatGTTTACAAATGAACAAAACCTTTACTATTTATAGAAGAGAAATGGccttaataatgtcatgcatgacatcatattaagtgtgaacatgcaatgtaaatgcatgaaaaatgcatctaccaatttcttcctaaaaggaggcttcaaatgttcacactagttcacattaatcttgtcaaaattcaacaaatctccaccttggcaagatTCCACTTTTGCAATTTTCTCTTACtgataaattttgattgtgtcttcaactccaatcttcaaagttcaacaatgttgatcaagttcaaacaatgttgaaacttgatcgcagtcactACTTTTGTTAGCATATCGGCAGGGTTGTCTATAGTCCGAATTTTCTGCaccatgactccaccttcttctataatATCTCGTACAAAGTGATATCGAACATcaatatgcttcgtccttgcatgataaacttggttctttgctaattggatagcactctgactatcacaaaATAGTGTGATATTTTCTTGACCAATACCAAGATCTCTAAGCAACCCTTGAAGGCAAATTGCCTCCTTTATAGCCTCCGTAATTaccatgtactctgcctcagtAGTAGACAAAGCAAccgttgactgcaaagtagacttccaactaactggtgcattTGCAATAGTGaaaacataaccagtagttgatctacgCCTGTCCAAATCACCCGCATAATCCGAGTCACAATAACCAACCAGATACTGActatcttcctgctcaaaaatcaatccaacatctacagtattacaaatataccgtagaatctatttcacagcttgccaatgctcctttcctggatcatGCGTATACCTGCTTACAACTCCGATAGCATGTGAAATATCAGGTCTtatgcaaaccattgcatacatcaagctaccaacggcATTCGCATATGGCACTCTTGACATATACTCTTGTTCAGCTTCATTCTTTGGCGACATAGCAGCACTAAGCTTAAAGTGAGGAGCAAGAGGAGTGCTAACCAACTTCGTGTTCTCATTCATGCCAAATCGATCTATTACTTTCTTCaagtattctttctgagatagatagagtttctttgaatgtttatctctttttatctccatgccaagaattttttTCGCCTCACCTaaatccttcatctcaaactcctttcttagttgaatcttcaacttctcaACTTCCTCTTGActtttggaagctatcaacatatcatcaacgtataggagaagatatatgaAGGATCCATCTTcaaacttgcgcaaatacacacaatgatcatATTTGCTTCTTTTGTACttttgccgcaacataaacttatcaaatcgtttgtaccattgtctagaagattgtttcaatccgtacaacgatttttcaaatttgcacaccatattttccttttcagcaactttgaatccttctggctgagtcatataGATTTTCTCTTCCAAGtctccatgtaaaaatgcagtttttacatct
The nucleotide sequence above comes from Nicotiana tabacum cultivar K326 chromosome 12, ASM71507v2, whole genome shotgun sequence. Encoded proteins:
- the LOC107788183 gene encoding 5-formyltetrahydrofolate cyclo-ligase-like protein COG0212 isoform X2 codes for the protein MELHVLRIFSAFPFTSIPKHSRILSKSHFPISLNFSDSPQFSFKVDCQKRNDVVFDDAAYEAERHRLDAEAHKAMAETSERETQDQEDPKAWKWVIRKRIWDLMEAQNIAQFPRPVHHRIPNFLGASVAANKLSELEEFKGAKCVKVNPDTPQKQVRFLTLDGGKKLLTPQPRLRTGFFSVLESSMLSPGTIKEACTSAGVAKYGRPIGLDEKIQVDLIVIGSVAVDPRTGARLGKGEGFAELEYGMLRYMGAIDDSTPVVTSGIYWEKLSPEKLSQIRILRQLKSKIEQETGQKLPTGPSEKLPPTAQRRR
- the LOC107788183 gene encoding 5-formyltetrahydrofolate cyclo-ligase-like protein COG0212 isoform X1, giving the protein MELHVLRIFSAFPFTSIPKHSRILSKSHFPISLNFSDSPQFSFKVDCQKRNDVVFDDAAYEAERHRLDAEAHKAMAETSERETQDQEDPKAWKWVIRKRIWDLMEAQNIAQFPRPVHHRIPNFLGASVAANKLSELEEFKGAKCVKVNPDTPQKQVRFLTLDGGKKLLTPQPRLRTGFFSVLESSMLSPGTIKEACTSAGVAKYGRPIGLDEKIQVDLIVIGSVAVDPRTGARLGKGEGFAELEYGMLRYMGAIDDSTPVVTSVHDEQLVDDIPVNKLLIHDVPVDIICTPTQVIFTNTSIPKPQGIYWEKLSPEKLSQIRILRQLKSKIEQETGQKLPTGPSEKLPPTAQRRR